Proteins from one Penicillium digitatum chromosome 2, complete sequence genomic window:
- a CDS encoding RNA-processing, Lsm domain, with amino-acid sequence MRSRFTAPSSPPLTNKTGCNSSSQGLDYCATNSQRDSLSSGGDHHTLVAEQLSLKASAQKQSGNAVGPGMATPTVPLEAALSGAIGARVRITTAQPIQSTFEGTLFTACPITNLVAINTAPAPNSGDAKQAQNGDYRVIPISRIQNFQLLALAPPSNSSSSSFTDAHPTIQALDTRALRAREAKAIGEALDREARRGKGVTTQAQDLFDAFSRTMPARWNGHNIIVADAVTIAPPYRVDDCRSIVEGDTAALARVRKVLEMERKKIELRNASATIGSTSTFSRIPNLPNDQRKGG; translated from the exons ATG AGGAGTCGATTTACAGCGCCGTCCAGCCCACCCTTGACCAACAAGACGGGGTGCAATAGCTCCTCACAGG GACTTGACTACTGCGCTACCAACAGTCAACGGGATTCTCTGTCGTCTGGAGGGGATCATCATACCCTGGTCGCCGAGCAGCTCTCAC TAAAGGCCTCTGCGCAGAAACAATCTGGTAACGCAGTAGGCCCCGGGATGGCGACACCCACAGTGCCCCTGGAGGCCGCACTGAGCGGGGCGATCGGTGCCCG CGTTCGTATCACGACCGCGCAGCCTATTCAATCCACTTTCGAAGGTACACTCTTCACAGCATGCCCAATCACCAACCTCGTGGCCATCAACACGGCCCCCGCACCCAACTCCGGCGACGCCAAACAGGCGCAGAACGGCGACTACCGCGTGATCCCCATCTCGCGCATTCAAAACTTCCAGctccttgcccttgcccCACCCTCGAACTCCAGCTCGTCCTCGTTCACAGACGCACATCCCACAATCCAGGCACTCGATACCCGTGCGCTCAGGGCTCGCGAGGCAAAGGCTATCGGCGAGGCGCTTGACCGTGAAGCGCGTCGTGGTAAGGGCGTTACTACACAGGCCCAGGATCTATTTGATGCTTTCAGCCGCACTATGCCCGCGCGATGGAACGGCCACAACATAATCGTCGCCGATGCTGTGACAATTGCTCCTCCTTACCGCGTTGATGATTGTCGTTCGATCGTGGAAGGTGATACGGCTGCTCTTGCGCGAGTGCGCAAGGTG CTCGAGATGGAGcgaaagaagattgagcTTCGCAATGCCAGCGCCACCATCGGCTCGACTAGCACCTTCTCTCGCATCCCGAATCTTCCTAATGACCAGCGTAAAGGTGGATAA
- a CDS encoding Small nuclear ribonucleoprotein SmD1, putative produces the protein MKLVRFLMKCANETVTVELKNGTILHGTIVSVSPQMNTSLRAVKMTPKGRDTISLDTINIRGSTIRYYILPDSLPLDTLLVDDAPKPKNKARKETDRGRGGGRGGPRGRGGRGGPPRGRGRGRGF, from the exons ATGAAACTCGTCCG CTTTTTGATGAAATGCGCCAACGAAACGGTGACCGTTGAGCTGAAGAATG GCACAATTCTTCACGGCACTATTGTGTCCGTGTCTCCTCAGATGAACACCTCTCTCCGGGCTGTCAAGATGACCCCCAAGGGCCGTGACACCATCTCTCTCGACACTATCAACATCCGCGGTTCCACGATTCGCTATTATATCCTTCCCGACAGCCTTCCCCTTGATACCCTCCTCGTCGATGACGCACCCAAGCCCAAGAACAAGGCGCGTAAGGAGACAGACCGTGGTCGCggtggtggccgtggtggaccACGAGGCCGTGGAGGACGCGGAGGTCCCCCCCGTGGTCGTGGTCGCGGACGCGGATTCTAG
- a CDS encoding Protein synthesis factor, GTP-binding, with translation MPSMSTSVSSSLEPAPRPMQTKSSQSRHQRLQGLTTQLLWRLQQSSPFHSSTTSNLVVPVLPEAALELGVPSKPARLLPGLEESQGALYEIGVSDDGTFVGLTQDELDESMTNLQAMAASLGCKVEILRRVVSLGRGGSEAAAHPGFGNTSALDEDYSHTEQIRISLAGPSTAGKTSLLGTLTSSALDNGRGKSRLSLLKHRHEITSGITSSVAQELIGYTDERPPTVMNYASGNVAGWDDIHAASNGGRLAFVSDLPGSIRYLKSTLRGLVSWAPHYVILCIPANCGTETPSEQAGTEQSEIADYGTILEEFYLRLKQPANNRRCYLHRLRVTNHSTFSKSACWTATKYRNAVDGSGIGKLHAFLRSLPIPTRPSQRNLHVPKGLPMPSHNSANIFDVDEVFAIPPSKVYSLDSEKGGQENRGMVLCGLVRRGNVSIGDEMPQPPGGSLSCGGPGPPSDCPASFSQSSLPGKDFQARWQRIRVVGTIGIEPIGASDDGRLPRFSRIRKGMILSNFHAPLSCLTGLSPGSSLLALPFHTGFTATFRSTEFSAPNSPPLLLGGNATAYIANIRAAVRVICMALIGTSEQLSSEPPSPLEPELFSFDGDSHSPSEKSNGNPTTNNTVDGAGDVVRRRSSTTDISKVVSGVSSTSITGAASSAEALKENVKITFALVSSVEWVELGSQVLVMPGVSAASVVSQPGATAASTPGSSSVSGAAFMSGLEGVHAVKVGHIYGNLNR, from the exons ATGCCAAGCATGTCGACCTCTGTTTCTTCGAGTTTGGAACCAGCCCCAAGACCCATGCAAACCAAATCTAGCCAGAGCCGCCATCAACGACTACAAGGGTTGACTACCCAGCTATTGTGGCGTTTGCAACAATCCTCGCCTTTTCACTCATCAACTACCTCTAACCTCGTGGTGCCTGTTCTTCCCGAGGCAGCCCTAGAGTTGGGTGTGCCCTCTAAACCTGCCCGCTTGCTTCCCGGCCTTGAAGAGAGTCAAGGTGCCTTGTATGAGATTGGCGTCAGCGATGATGGCACCTTCGTAGGCCTCACGCAAGACGAGCTGGATGAGAGTATGACAAATCTACAGGCTATGGCTGCCAGTCTTGGGTGTAAGGTTGAGATCCTTCGCCGAGTTGTG TCTCTGGGTCGCGGAGGCTCTG AGGCCGCCGCACACCCAGGATTTGGCAACACGTCGGCCTTGGACGAGGATTACTCCCACACAGAGCAGATTCGCATTTCTCTTGCAGGTCCAAGCACTGCAGGGAAAACTTCTTTGCTGGGCACATTGACTTCGTCTGCGCTTGACAATGGAAGAGGCAAAAGCAGGTTAAGTCTGCTCAAGCATCGGCACGAAATCACATCGGGCATCACCAGTTCAGTTGCCCAAGAACTGATAGGGTACACAGACGAGAGGCCACCAACCGTAATGAACTACGCTTCCGGTAATGTTGCCGGCTGGGATGATATCCATGCCGCTTCGAATGGAGGTCGCTTGGCTTTTGTGTCCGATCTACCCGGCTCTATTCGATATTTGAAATCTACCCTGCGAGGACTTGTCAGCTGGGCTCCACATTATGTGATACTTTGCATTCCAGCTAATTGTGGCACCGAGACACCCAGCGAACAGGCAGGTACTGAACAATCAGAAATCG CGGACTACGGGACAATCTTGGAAGAGTTCTATCTGCGCTTAAAACAGCCGGCCAACAACCGGCGATGCTACCTGCATCGCCTGCGGGTGACAAACCACTCGACCTTCAGCAAGTCAGCATGCTGGACAGCAACCAAGTACAGAAA TGCTGTGGATGGCTCTGGCATTGGAAAACTTCATGCTTTCCTTCGATCTCTTCCAATTCCCACACGACCATCTCAGAGAAATCTTCACGTCCCTAAAGGGCTGCCAATGCCCTCTCATAACTCCGCCAATATCTTTGACGTGGATGAAGTGTTTGCAATCCCTCCCTCCAAAGTCTATTCACTGGACTCGGAGAAAGGCGGCCAAGAAAACCGCGGTATGGTTCTCTGCGGCTTAGTCCGTCGCGGGAATGTTTCCATCGGCGACGAAATG CCCCAACCCCCGGGAGGGTCACTATCCTGTGGTGGGCCCGGCCCGCCGAGTGATTGCCCGGCATCTTTCTCGCAGAGCTCACTGCCCGGCAAAGATTTTCAAGCAAGATGGCAGCGTATCCGCGTT GTTGGAACTATCGGAATCGAACCCATCGGGGCTTCAGATGATGGTCGTCTACCGCGTTTCAGTCGAATTCGCAAGGGCATGATTCTTTCAAACTTCCACGCCCCACTCTCCTGCTTGACTGGCCTTTCGCCTGGCTCCTCGTTATTAGCGCTACCATTCCACACAGGATTCACCGCCACCTTCCGATCTACCGAATTTTCGGCTCCAAATTCTCCTCCACTCTTGCTTGGCGGTAACGCTACTGCATACATCGCCAACATTCGAGCTGCTGTCCGTGTCATTTGCATGGCGTTGATTGGGACTAGCGAGCAACTATCTTCCGAGCCACCTTCTCCATTGGAACCTGAACTCTTCAGCTTTGACGGCGATTCTCATTCTCCCAGTGAAAAATCAAACGGCAACCCAACAACAAATAATACCGTAGATGGCGCAGGTGATGTTGTTCGCCGCCGTTCCTCGACCACGGATATCAGCAAAGTAGTGTCTGGCGTTTCCTCTACATCCATTACCGGGGCTGCTTCTTCTGCAGAAGCCCTGAAAGAGAACGTCAAGATTACTTTTGCACTGGTATCGTCTGTTGAATGGGTGGAACTTGGGTCTCAGGTTCTCGTTATGCCTGGTGTCTCTGCAGCGTCTGTTGTGTCCCAACCCGGGGCTACGGCAGCATCTACACCTGGCTCTAGCTCTGTTTCTGGGGCAGCGTTCATGTCAGGGTTAGAAGG TGTTCATG CTGTCAAAGTAGGACATATCTACGGAAATCTCAATAGATGA